The genomic window CGGCTCCTTGTGAATCGGCGGTTGAGACCGCAGAACGATTAGCCAAAGGACGCGACATTCGCGTCAAAGTACTCGATGGCTTAAAGAACATTGACCATGGTTTGTGGCATGGCAAGCTGATCGAAGAGATGCGGCGGAACCAACCTCGCGTCTATCGAACGGGCCAGGAATGTCCCGACGATCTATGTCCGCCAGGCGGCGAGGCGATTCGTGACGCCCGAACCCGCGTCATGAAAACCGTCCGCAAAGTTGCTCGTAAGCATCACGACGAAATCGTCGCCGTTGTCGCTCCTGAGCCAATGGCGTCGATTATCCGCAGCTCCCTCAGCGGTCAACCACTGCTCAATCTTTGGCATCTGCAAACCGATTCTGCGAACTGGGATCTGGTCGAAACCGAAATTGCCTAGCTTCTTGTGACGCGGAGTCCTGTTGTCGAGATCGCCATGTCGACAAAACGGGCTCCTGCGTTTGGCGGGTCATTTTCTAAGTCGCGACGAATTCGCTCGGCGCTCTCCGCATCACGAGCGATCATGTAGAGAAAACCTCCTCCACCCGCTCCGGACAATTTCAGTGAGCTACACATTGACTCGACTCGCTCGACCAGCTGTGAAACCTCCGCTGGATTGGTCCCCTCGTCGAGTCGCTGATTCAATTCCCAGCTACGACGAATGGAACGGTTGAAGACGCTCATGTCCGACCGCTGAGCGGCATCAAAACACTCCAAACTGTTCTCTCCAATCCGGTCCAGCACGCTCAAGCGGGCGGGGTCGTTGAGGAACATGCCTCGAACAATTTCACTAAGCACGTTATGAGCGACCCGCGTGATTCCGGTGTAGTACAGTAAACTTCGGGAGGTGAATTCTGGGGTGCGGAAGAAATCGGAGGGCAACCATCTAACGGCAGCCGCCTGGGACATGCCGGGCGTGGTTTGAATAAGTTTTGCTCCCGGCAGGATGCCCCCAAATTGGTCTTGCCAACCTCCGCCACTGCCAAGCATTTGCTCGACGGCGCTTACCCGAGCAACGATCTGGTGGGCGTCCCAGCCAAGACTACAAAGTTCGTTCAAGGCCCCGAGGACGGTTCCTGCCAATATGCTGCTGGTTCCCAGCCCCGACCCTTTCGGAATTGCGGCCAGCATCGACACGTCCAATCCACCGCCAAATCGCTCCAGTTGTCGCTGCAGCGATACGAACGCATCTCCATTGAAATGCGGGTGGAAACCAGCGAGCGCGACGGCTGCTTTGGCGACCGAAAACCCACTGCCAATTCCTCGGAAGCCGCCTACCTCTTCATAGCTTGTCAGCGTTTCCATGCTGCCTAAATCGATCGAACGAATGGTTATCTCTGGTTTTTCGCAGCGACGAGCAAACACTTGAACCGGCGGTTGGCCATTGAGGTCGAGCGCGATATTGACGACGCTCCCTCCATGCTCGAGGCAATATGGCGGTGTGTCGGTCCAACCACCAGCCAAGTCAACTCTGGCAGGACTACGTGCCCAGACGATTTGGTCTTCGGCAAGGCGGCACTCCGGAACGACTCGTTCGCTGTGATAGGGTTCGACGATCGACCTTTCAAGTAAACCAAAACAGGCCGCCTGTTCGGCTAACCATGCCTGGTCACCACGATTCCGCAAAACCTCGGATCGAAACATGCGATTATGAACGGCCAAAATCAGATCTTCACTCTCGTCCCAGTATTCGGGCACGGCAGCGTCCGAATTCGCGTAGGTCGATGCGACATGGGCAAGATCCAAATTGTAAAAGACACTTCGATTCCCGTGAGATGCCATGATTGGCAGAATCGCTTCTCGCTTTGCGAGCCGTTCGGCGTAAACGCGATCGAGACGGGCATGATGCGCCAGTTCTCGGGCGGACAGCTTTCTCGCTTTTTGCCAAACCGAGCGTTGTTTTGTCGGCTGGTCGCTCGAGTCGACATCAACCATCCATTGCACAAAATCCCCATCCAACGATTCGATTTCGAAAACGGGAAATAACGCTGATTCCTGTAGATCGTCGTCGGCAGAAATCTCGGTCGCATCGAAATCAAGACCGCGATCCAAAAACCACTGCATCGCTGACCGCTCGAGCCAATGTGTATCAAGATGGGAGATTTTCCCGCGAAAGGCGTCGGAGAAACCGTAGACGCGAATGGCAACTTGAGTGTCCTCAATCGGCACGAAATCGAGGCAAATTCCCTCGGGTAGGTTTAAGCTCCATTCATTTTCTGGAACCCCTGTGAGCATGTGCCGACGCGATAAGCTCCAGCAGGCAGGAACGTGACAGTTTTCAACCCAAAGCGACTCGTTTTGTTGCCGACGTAACGGCACGCCAAAATGGGCATCTTGAACAAATTGCCTAGGCTGCGCAAGTGAAGGAACAAGACCAAGCTCGGTATGATCTCGGACAATGGTCTGCAGATCGTACATCGAGTCGATCACATCCCCCGTCTTACCGAAATGGTAAAACTCGCCCTGCGACAGTGGTGCCACCGCCACCGACAATTCGGAGATCGTTTTGTCAAAGGCTTGTGGATTCTCCCCGAGGCGAAGTGCCCAGTGTCCGTACAGGTCACAAGGATGGGGATGCTCGGATCGATCGAATTTTGCTTCAGCCGCATCCCAGCCGCATTGCGTCATCAAACACTCGATGGCACGAGCGCTGAGTAGCCAAACGCCGACATCGATTAAAAACGCCGAATCTCGTGACCGATCTCGAATCTCATCAGGGTCCGGTTTCTGTAAAAAAGTCTGCAGTCGTTCGGGTTGGGCTTTCTCAACAAACATGACACCAAAGTTTGCGGCCATTTCAGGGTCGGCCCACATGCCAAGTAAGACCACGTCGGCATCCGGCAGGTTTGGAAGCGGACGAGTCGAGCGGAGCAGCACATCACCACTGGCGATCAACAAGCGAGCCTTACTGCCAGCTTGCTCAAAAACGGACCGTAGAAACGGTTCGTTGAAATCGAGCAACGTTTGCCCTAGACGCTGGCCGCGCGACCAGCGTAGCGTTGGAATCGGAATAAAGAGCTTTCCCGCGGCCGCATAAGCGGGAAGCCGCCGACTTTCACCGCCACCGTGAATCATGATCTGACGATGATCGGCAACCCACTGTGAAAGGGAGTCGGAATCGCTGTGCAGCCACGCCTGGTGAAGCACGTGAGCGGTACCACCGCCGGAGCCTAATTGAGTTTCAGCGGGGTCCGATGTCGAAAAACTGCGTCGTGCTACGTCAGGATGACAGATTTCAAGTTGGCTCACCATCTGAGGCGGCAACGAGAGGAGTAATTTGGGATCGAGTGACATTGCCGCGTTTGTCGGAAAGGATGAAGAAGAGGCGTTGGTTCCGCCATTTGGCGAGCGGCTGACCATCGGCTGCCGGAGGGGATCTTGTTAAAGATCCACTACCTAAAACAGCTTCGAGATTACCGACCGCTCGACTAATATACTCGCTGAAGAGGACGACTGCAGGCTCTGGACCGGCGGTGTGCCAATTTAATCGGTTACGAGGCGAAGAGATGGCTTCTAACGGCCTGCTGATTTAATCGGTTGGACTCGAATTATTGTTTAACGCCAAGCCATAGGCGACCGCTTATGGAAAAGCTGACGCCTTCGGCTAAGCGTTAAACGATTAAATCAGCAGGCCGCTAGCCACCGGTCGCCGGCCCCCAGACCATCGCAAAAGAGTAGACCACATTGGGCTTGCTAGCCTGGCCGATCGCCGGCGAAGCCCAAACCGATACCGCGACGACACCAACAAGAAAAGAGAGCGTGAAGAACTTACATGGAGATTCCGATCGATGTGTCGGCCTCTGGCCTGAAAACGTGTCGGCCTCTGGCCTGAAAACAATGCGACGTCGGTCGAGAAGTGATGTTCGATCTGTCTCGATGCTTGCTCCGAGGCATCGAGGGAGTCGAGCAAGAGTGGCAATGGGTATCGCGACTGCCATGCCCCCAAAAAAACTTCCGCAACTTCCCTTTCACCCACAAATTCTCCTGAAGAGCCTCGGAAAAAAGGGGGCCCCGATTCCCGCCCCAGATGGGAGTGACGGAGGCAGCGCGATCCAATGTCCGGAGACTTCGGCCACGCAAACGCTACGTTCGAATCTGGATAAGCCGCCGCCGTCTGCAACCAACAATCAGACTGCCTGTCCCCCCCTACCCTCCTGTCTTCGCTTCGGATCAAGCATTCGGCATTTTTTCCAGATTCCGACAAGTTTTCCACTCTTCGCAGCTTTTGCTATCAAAATTCACTAACTCTTCATCTTGTAACGAGTTACGGCGATCGGGCATGGCATGCCAATAGATGCCGGGTGCCCCCCTAAACGTTGTAAGTTATGGCAAATCAATGACTTAGTTAGCCTCAATAAATTCGGTTTGACTTTGTAGAGCGAATCTCTAAGATTCCTCGTGTTGCCCACATTTAGTGTGTTCGATGGCATTTCGACACTACGGGTAGTGAAAGCATTGGCGGTTAGGCTTCTTTTGGCGTTTTGAACACTTGATCGGATTTTTCCGAATTTTGCGTGCACACGTCCCCAAGCATTCGCGGTGTCGCCACTACTGATCATGACTACCGGTCGAAATCAACTGATCGAATCTACTGATCGTCGACATGCAACCGCCCCTATTTTTTTTCGAAAAGGTCTGATTCAGGTGCTTCGCGAGGAACGCGAATAACCACTTTGGCACCCCAATCACGGCCCACGGACGAACCCCTTAGGAGTCTTAAAGGTATGGCTACGGTACTTTCTGCACAAACTCAAGAAAACGCATCTCTTGAGAACGATCCAGCGATCCAACGCGTCAACGAGCAGCATGGAGTCGATTACGCCAAGTCGCAATTTGGTACGAAGCTGCGTAAGTCCCGCACGAGTGATGGACTAAAGATTGATACGGTCTTTTGTCCGGACAACGGCGAAACGCCCTTTGCCACGACGACTTGGGATACCCGTAGTGCGTCGATCAAAGATGAGATGGGCAAGGCGTTGTTCGAACAGAATAGCGTCGAGGTGCCATCGAATTGGACTCAATTGGCAACCAACGTGGTTGTATCGAAGTACTTTTACGGCGATCCGCACAATGCAGGCGAGCGAGAACGGAGTGTTCGCCAACTGATTCATCGGGTAACCCGTACGATTACCGACTGGGGCTTGGCCGATGGATACTTTGATTCCCCCGCGGATGGCGATCGTTTCTATCGCGACTTGACTTGGTTGTGTCTTCATCAACATGGTGCCTTCAACAGTCCTGTTTGGTTCAACGTTGGGCTGCATGCTCAGTACGGCGTCATTGGCGATAAGTGCAATTGGCACTGGGATGCAGAAACACAAGACACCGCTCAGCCGGACAACCCCTACGAATACCCACAAGGCTCGGCGTGCTTCATCCAATCGGTCGCCGACAACATGGAAGACATCATGCGTTTGGCATGTAGCGAAGCGATGTTGTTCAAATTTGGTTCCGGTACGGGAACGGACCTGTCGACGATCCGCTCGCAACGAGAGAAATTATCGGGTGGTGGAACTCCGTCGGGTCCCTTGTCGTTCATGCGGGTCTAC from Novipirellula aureliae includes these protein-coding regions:
- a CDS encoding histidine phosphatase family protein is translated as MMLRAPVLSRVLVIRPGATSFDDEQRIKGSLDMPLSDQGRVQVDAMASELADVPVKTIFSAPCESAVETAERLAKGRDIRVKVLDGLKNIDHGLWHGKLIEEMRRNQPRVYRTGQECPDDLCPPGGEAIRDARTRVMKTVRKVARKHHDEIVAVVAPEPMASIIRSSLSGQPLLNLWHLQTDSANWDLVETEIA
- a CDS encoding bifunctional fucokinase/fucose-1-phosphate guanylyltransferase, with the protein product MSLDPKLLLSLPPQMVSQLEICHPDVARRSFSTSDPAETQLGSGGGTAHVLHQAWLHSDSDSLSQWVADHRQIMIHGGGESRRLPAYAAAGKLFIPIPTLRWSRGQRLGQTLLDFNEPFLRSVFEQAGSKARLLIASGDVLLRSTRPLPNLPDADVVLLGMWADPEMAANFGVMFVEKAQPERLQTFLQKPDPDEIRDRSRDSAFLIDVGVWLLSARAIECLMTQCGWDAAEAKFDRSEHPHPCDLYGHWALRLGENPQAFDKTISELSVAVAPLSQGEFYHFGKTGDVIDSMYDLQTIVRDHTELGLVPSLAQPRQFVQDAHFGVPLRRQQNESLWVENCHVPACWSLSRRHMLTGVPENEWSLNLPEGICLDFVPIEDTQVAIRVYGFSDAFRGKISHLDTHWLERSAMQWFLDRGLDFDATEISADDDLQESALFPVFEIESLDGDFVQWMVDVDSSDQPTKQRSVWQKARKLSARELAHHARLDRVYAERLAKREAILPIMASHGNRSVFYNLDLAHVASTYANSDAAVPEYWDESEDLILAVHNRMFRSEVLRNRGDQAWLAEQAACFGLLERSIVEPYHSERVVPECRLAEDQIVWARSPARVDLAGGWTDTPPYCLEHGGSVVNIALDLNGQPPVQVFARRCEKPEITIRSIDLGSMETLTSYEEVGGFRGIGSGFSVAKAAVALAGFHPHFNGDAFVSLQRQLERFGGGLDVSMLAAIPKGSGLGTSSILAGTVLGALNELCSLGWDAHQIVARVSAVEQMLGSGGGWQDQFGGILPGAKLIQTTPGMSQAAAVRWLPSDFFRTPEFTSRSLLYYTGITRVAHNVLSEIVRGMFLNDPARLSVLDRIGENSLECFDAAQRSDMSVFNRSIRRSWELNQRLDEGTNPAEVSQLVERVESMCSSLKLSGAGGGGFLYMIARDAESAERIRRDLENDPPNAGARFVDMAISTTGLRVTRS